Proteins encoded by one window of Carassius auratus strain Wakin chromosome 24, ASM336829v1, whole genome shotgun sequence:
- the LOC113042547 gene encoding complement C1q-like protein 3, translating to MVLVLVILIPVLVSSAGTSAAHYEMLGTCRMVCDPYGTKSPTSTVSADPSRDSSLMQSLPTFIQGPKGEPGRPGKVGPRGPPGEPGPPGPPGEKGEPGRPGLPGQPGPNMATGAISAATYSTVPKIAFYAGLKKQHEGYELLKFDDVVTNLGNHYDPTTGKFTCSIPGIYFFTYHVLMRGGDGTSMWADLCKNNQVRASAIAQDADQNYDYASNSAVLHLEPGDEVYIKLDGGKAHGGNNNKYSTFSGFIIYAD from the exons ATGGTCCTGGTGCTGGTGATCCTGATCCCGGTTTTGGTGAGCTCTGCCGGGACATCCGCCGCGCACTACGAGATGCTCGGCACCTGCAGGATGGTTTGCGATCCATACGGTACCAAATCCCCGACCAGCACGGTCTCAGCAGACCCGTCCCGGGACAGCAGTCTTATGCAGTCTTTACCAACTTTTATACAAGGTCCGAAAGGTGAACCGGGACGCCCAGGGAAAGTGGGGCCGAGGGGCCCTCCCGGTGAACCCGGACCCCCTGGACCTCCCGGAGAGAAGGGGGAACCGGGACGACCTGGATTACCTGGGCAGCCGGGACCAAACATGGCAACCGGCGCCATCAGCGCGGCCACCTACAGCACCGTGCCCAAAATCGCCTTTTACGCAGGGCTCAAAAAGCAGCACGAGGGTTACGAGCTGCTGAAGTTTGACGACGTTGTCACGAATCTCGGGAATCATTACGACCCAACCACGGGCAAATTTACCTGCTCCATACCGGGAATATACTTCTTTACCTACCATGTGCTCATGAGAGGAGGAGACGGAACCAGCATGTGGGCTGATCTCTGCAAGAACAACCAG GTCCGTGCCAGCGCCATCGCCCAGGACGCAGATCAAAACTACGACTACGCCAGCAACAGCGCTGTTCTTCATCTGGAGCCCGGAGACGAAGTCTACATCAAATTAGACGGGGGTAAAGCCCACGGGGGCAACAACAACAAGTACAGCACCTTCTCTGGTTTTATTATATATGCCGATTAG
- the LOC113042772 gene encoding E3 ubiquitin-protein ligase DTX3L-like isoform X2, with protein sequence MGASESKDKMQCNRYLNGKGPPSLTETDGQGSNNHKKNRMIKQGNQPDGGQLNWNIERRSLPGHSDCDTIQIIFHFDDGIQSDKHPHPGNSYKGNEFMAYLPQNTTGTKILRLLEQAFEHKLLFTVAANSSGEYCVMPADIPLKTLDSRGAGSWPPGGPHSISVKCLF encoded by the exons ATGGGGGCTTCAGAGAGCAAGGATAAGATGCAGTGCAACAGATACCTGAACGGAAAAGGTCCTCCGTCGCTGACTGAGACAG ATGGTCAAGGATCAAACAACCACAAAAAGAATAGAATGATAAAACAAGGAAACCAGCCGGATGGTGGGCAGCTGAATTGGAATATCGAGAGACGGAGTTTGCCGGGACATTCTGATTGTGACACCATTCAAATCATCTTTCATTTTGATGACGGAATCCAGTCG GACAAGCATCCTCATCCGGGAAACAGCTACAAGGGCAATGAATTTATGGCCTACCTTCCTCAGAACACAACAGGGACCAAGATCCTCCGACTGCTGGAGCAGGCCTTTGAACACAAGCTGCTGTTCACTGTGGCAGCCAATAGCAGCGGTGAATACTGCGTGATGCCTGCAGATATCCCACTGAAGACTCTGGACAGTCGGGGAGCTGGAag ctGGCCTCCTGGGGGTCCCCACTCTATTTCAGTTAAGTGTTTGTTTTAA
- the LOC113042772 gene encoding E3 ubiquitin-protein ligase DTX3L-like isoform X1: MGASESKDKMQCNRYLNGKGPPSLTETDGQGSNNHKKNRMIKQGNQPDGGQLNWNIERRSLPGHSDCDTIQIIFHFDDGIQSDKHPHPGNSYKGNEFMAYLPQNTTGTKILRLLEQAFEHKLLFTVAANSSGEYCVMPADIPLKTLDSRGAGSSGYPDPTYLKSVRKSLKVKGIK, translated from the exons ATGGGGGCTTCAGAGAGCAAGGATAAGATGCAGTGCAACAGATACCTGAACGGAAAAGGTCCTCCGTCGCTGACTGAGACAG ATGGTCAAGGATCAAACAACCACAAAAAGAATAGAATGATAAAACAAGGAAACCAGCCGGATGGTGGGCAGCTGAATTGGAATATCGAGAGACGGAGTTTGCCGGGACATTCTGATTGTGACACCATTCAAATCATCTTTCATTTTGATGACGGAATCCAGTCG GACAAGCATCCTCATCCGGGAAACAGCTACAAGGGCAATGAATTTATGGCCTACCTTCCTCAGAACACAACAGGGACCAAGATCCTCCGACTGCTGGAGCAGGCCTTTGAACACAAGCTGCTGTTCACTGTGGCAGCCAATAGCAGCGGTGAATACTGCGTGATGCCTGCAGATATCCCACTGAAGACTCTGGACAGTCGGGGAGCTGGAag CTCGGGCTATCCAGATCCAACGTACTTGAAATCAGTGAGGAAAAGTCTCAAGGTAAAGGGGATCAAATGA